A window from Chitinophagales bacterium encodes these proteins:
- a CDS encoding tyrosine phenol-lyase: MNNHFKKSWAEPFKIKMVELLKMTTPAQRRKALQQAGYNTFLLRSEDVYIDLLTDSGTSAMSDQQWAGMMLGDEAYAGSRNFYHLEEVVKNVYGYKYLVPTHQGRGAENILSKVMIRKGDIIPGNMYFTTTRLHQELAGGKFEDIIIDEAHDPENEHPFKGNVDLEKLDKLVKKYGAKRIPYVSIATSVNMAGGQPISMKNLKELRAYTRKHGIKVIHDMTRVAENAHFIQQREKGYENKSIAQIVRMICDLTDGATMSAKKDALVNIGGFLAVNDWDVFEEARNLVVVYEGLHTYGGLAGRDMEAMAIGIMESVSDAHIHARVGQVIYLGEKMISYGVPIVKPIGGHGIFVDAKKFLPHIPQAQYPAQTLAAAIYLDSGVRTMERGVVSAGRKPNGENYYPKLELVRFTIPRRVYTQAHMDVIAESTARVFDQRNKIHGLKMVYEPKYLRFFQARFESL, translated from the coding sequence ATGAATAATCATTTTAAAAAAAGCTGGGCCGAGCCATTTAAGATAAAAATGGTGGAGCTCCTTAAAATGACAACCCCTGCTCAACGTCGTAAAGCACTTCAGCAGGCGGGCTACAATACTTTCCTGTTACGCAGCGAGGATGTTTATATTGATCTGCTGACCGATAGTGGCACTTCCGCCATGAGCGATCAACAATGGGCAGGAATGATGCTCGGCGATGAAGCCTATGCCGGTAGCCGCAATTTCTATCACCTGGAAGAGGTGGTTAAAAATGTGTATGGCTATAAATACCTGGTGCCAACCCATCAGGGCCGCGGCGCAGAGAATATCCTGTCTAAAGTAATGATCCGGAAAGGTGATATCATTCCCGGTAATATGTACTTCACCACCACCCGGCTTCACCAGGAACTGGCCGGGGGAAAATTTGAAGACATCATCATTGATGAGGCGCATGATCCGGAGAATGAACATCCTTTCAAAGGAAATGTAGACCTTGAAAAACTGGATAAGCTGGTCAAAAAGTATGGCGCCAAGCGCATCCCCTATGTCAGCATTGCCACCAGTGTAAACATGGCCGGTGGTCAGCCCATCAGTATGAAAAACCTGAAAGAGCTAAGGGCTTATACCCGGAAACACGGTATCAAGGTCATCCACGACATGACCCGTGTGGCCGAAAATGCTCATTTCATCCAGCAAAGGGAAAAGGGTTATGAAAACAAATCCATTGCCCAGATCGTCCGAATGATCTGTGACCTGACCGATGGCGCCACAATGAGTGCCAAGAAAGATGCATTGGTCAATATCGGTGGCTTTCTTGCCGTAAATGACTGGGATGTATTTGAAGAAGCCCGCAACCTCGTGGTGGTTTATGAAGGATTGCACACCTATGGCGGACTTGCCGGACGGGATATGGAAGCCATGGCCATCGGGATCATGGAAAGTGTATCTGATGCTCATATCCATGCACGGGTGGGGCAAGTGATCTATCTCGGTGAAAAAATGATCAGCTATGGCGTGCCGATCGTCAAACCCATTGGTGGGCACGGGATCTTTGTCGATGCGAAAAAATTCCTGCCTCATATTCCTCAAGCCCAGTATCCCGCACAAACGCTGGCTGCAGCCATCTATCTCGATTCAGGGGTAAGGACCATGGAAAGAGGAGTGGTATCGGCCGGCCGCAAACCCAATGGTGAAAATTATTATCCCAAACTTGAACTGGTACGCTTTACCATTCCACGCCGCGTATACACACAGGCACATATGGATGTGATCGCGGAATCAACAGCCCGGGTATTTGATCAAAGAAATAAAATACATGGGCTGAAGATGGTGTATGAACCGAAGTACCTTCGGTTTTTCCAGGCCCGCTTCGAATCCTTATAA
- the nifJ gene encoding pyruvate:ferredoxin (flavodoxin) oxidoreductase, translating into METITKPIHQEQEPGQKEVVKAIMDGNEAASYIAYKTSEVCAIYPITPSSSMGEWADEWSSNGQTNIYGEVPKVIEMQSEAGAAGAIHGALQGGALASTFTSSQGLLLMIPNMYKIAGELTPAVFHIAARTVATHALSIFGDHSDVMATRATGFAMLFGNNPQQAMDMAMISTSATLKARVPFLNIFDGFRTSHELNQVEVIPDDVIRQMIDEEAVSKHRKRALNPEHPIVRGTAQNPDVFFQSREASNIYYNETPGFVKKAMEEFAQLTGRTYHLFDYYGHPEAERVIIIMGSGTGPVHEVTDYLNAKGEKVGYLNIHLFRPFSVADFIQTLPTSVKKIAVLDRCKEPGAIGEPLFMDVINAFHAGWNGPMPKVVGGRYGLASKEFNPGMVLAVYDELKKEQPKNGFTIGIEDDVTHTSLSWNKEFSLEDQHLFRGLFYGLGADGTVGANKNTIKIVGEVTDDYVQGYFVYDSKKSGSLTVSHLRFSEHPIQSTYLINSANFVACHHFNYLKKYDVLKYAEKEATFLLNAPYEATEVWQHLPKKIQEEIIHKQLKFYSINASKVAREAGMGSRINSVLQTCFFAISNVMTRDLAIQYIKSAIKKTYSRKGEAVVEKNYQAVDMTLDNLHRIDYSAYITGEVPIEAPVSVEAPDFVQQVLGKIIAGEGDDLPVSAFPVDGTYPSGTTKWEKRNIADQVPVWDPSLCSQCGKCYFVCPHAAIRVKVYDRDWLADAPAFFKHTDPIGKEFYKDKEAYTLQVAVEDCTGCKLCTEVCPIESKTEPGHKAIDMMDVEPLKEHEKNNWDYFLSLPDIDRTRVNKGTVKGSQLLEPLFEFSGACSGCGETPYLKLLTQLFGDRMLVANATGCSSIFGGNLPTTPWSTDHEGHGPAWANSLFEDNAEFGLGIKLATDKKREMAFHILKHMREEVGSELADAILKNEENSEGELIEQRKYVNELKKRLRTINTEESYRLYQIAEFLEKKSVWIVGGDGWAYDIGFGGLDHVLSTGENINILVMDTEVYSNTGGQKSKASPIGASAKFAVKGKTTGKKDLAMQAIAHGNAYVAQIAMGANDVHALKTILEAEAFPGSSIIIAYSHCIAHGYDMCHGLDQQKLAVNSGYWPLFRYNPLNEKGKRFSLDCKNPTVPLDEFLYHENRFATIKSSNPDMAGQFLNQANEGIKLHWERIEALKQL; encoded by the coding sequence ATGGAAACGATAACCAAACCGATCCACCAGGAACAAGAACCAGGGCAAAAGGAAGTAGTCAAGGCCATCATGGATGGCAATGAGGCCGCCTCTTATATTGCCTACAAAACCAGCGAAGTATGCGCTATTTACCCCATTACCCCATCCTCCTCGATGGGCGAATGGGCGGATGAATGGAGCAGTAATGGCCAAACCAATATCTATGGGGAGGTACCCAAAGTCATTGAAATGCAAAGCGAAGCAGGTGCCGCCGGTGCCATTCACGGGGCTTTGCAAGGCGGTGCGCTTGCCTCCACGTTTACCTCTTCGCAGGGATTGCTGCTGATGATCCCCAATATGTACAAGATCGCCGGTGAACTGACCCCGGCTGTTTTTCATATAGCCGCCCGTACGGTGGCTACGCATGCCCTATCCATTTTTGGTGATCACAGTGATGTGATGGCCACCCGCGCCACCGGCTTTGCCATGCTTTTTGGCAACAACCCACAACAGGCCATGGATATGGCCATGATTTCTACCTCGGCCACACTTAAGGCCCGGGTACCTTTCCTGAATATTTTTGACGGGTTCCGCACTTCACATGAACTGAACCAGGTGGAAGTGATCCCCGATGATGTGATCCGGCAAATGATCGATGAAGAAGCGGTAAGCAAACACCGGAAACGCGCGCTCAACCCCGAACATCCCATTGTACGCGGTACTGCCCAAAACCCTGATGTATTCTTTCAAAGCCGCGAGGCCTCCAATATATATTATAATGAAACCCCTGGTTTTGTAAAAAAGGCCATGGAGGAATTTGCCCAACTGACCGGACGTACCTATCACCTGTTTGATTATTACGGACACCCCGAAGCGGAACGCGTGATCATCATCATGGGTTCGGGTACAGGCCCTGTGCATGAGGTGACCGATTACCTGAATGCCAAGGGAGAAAAAGTGGGTTATCTGAATATTCATCTTTTCCGCCCATTCTCTGTAGCTGATTTTATCCAAACCCTGCCAACCAGTGTGAAAAAGATCGCGGTGCTGGATCGTTGTAAAGAACCCGGTGCCATTGGCGAGCCACTTTTCATGGATGTAATCAATGCATTCCATGCCGGTTGGAACGGCCCGATGCCTAAAGTGGTTGGTGGCCGTTATGGACTTGCCTCCAAAGAATTCAATCCGGGTATGGTGCTTGCTGTTTATGATGAATTGAAAAAAGAACAACCCAAGAACGGGTTTACCATCGGTATTGAAGACGATGTGACACATACCAGCCTGTCCTGGAATAAAGAATTCTCGCTGGAGGACCAACACCTTTTCCGCGGTTTATTCTATGGACTGGGTGCAGACGGAACCGTAGGTGCCAATAAGAATACCATCAAGATCGTAGGGGAAGTAACCGATGACTATGTACAGGGGTACTTTGTATATGATTCCAAAAAATCGGGATCATTGACCGTATCGCACCTGCGTTTTAGTGAGCATCCCATCCAATCCACTTACCTGATCAATTCGGCCAATTTTGTGGCCTGTCACCATTTCAATTACCTCAAGAAATATGATGTGCTGAAGTATGCGGAGAAGGAAGCTACCTTCCTGCTCAATGCGCCGTATGAAGCCACAGAGGTATGGCAACATCTTCCCAAGAAAATTCAGGAAGAGATCATCCACAAGCAGCTCAAGTTTTATTCGATAAATGCCTCTAAGGTTGCCCGTGAAGCGGGGATGGGGTCGAGGATCAACTCCGTTCTTCAAACCTGCTTCTTTGCCATTTCCAATGTGATGACCAGGGATCTGGCCATCCAATACATCAAATCCGCCATTAAAAAGACCTATAGCCGCAAAGGCGAGGCCGTGGTGGAGAAGAATTACCAGGCTGTTGATATGACACTCGACAATCTGCATCGGATCGATTACAGCGCCTACATTACCGGGGAGGTCCCCATTGAAGCGCCGGTCTCAGTCGAGGCACCTGATTTTGTACAGCAAGTCCTGGGTAAGATCATTGCCGGGGAGGGAGACGATCTTCCGGTCAGCGCCTTCCCCGTCGATGGTACCTATCCTTCGGGTACCACCAAATGGGAAAAACGAAATATCGCCGACCAGGTTCCCGTTTGGGATCCGAGCCTCTGCTCACAATGTGGTAAGTGCTATTTTGTATGCCCCCATGCCGCCATTCGTGTTAAAGTGTATGATCGCGACTGGCTGGCCGATGCCCCTGCATTCTTTAAACATACCGATCCCATTGGAAAGGAATTTTATAAAGACAAGGAAGCCTATACCCTTCAGGTAGCCGTGGAAGATTGTACCGGTTGTAAACTCTGCACCGAAGTTTGTCCGATTGAAAGCAAGACAGAGCCTGGCCACAAAGCCATTGATATGATGGATGTAGAGCCGCTGAAAGAACATGAAAAGAATAACTGGGATTATTTCCTTTCCCTGCCGGATATTGACCGCACCCGTGTAAACAAGGGTACGGTAAAAGGTTCGCAACTGCTGGAACCCCTGTTTGAATTCTCCGGAGCTTGTAGTGGTTGTGGTGAAACACCCTACCTCAAACTGTTGACACAGTTATTTGGTGACCGGATGCTCGTGGCCAATGCCACCGGATGTTCGTCCATCTTTGGAGGTAACCTGCCCACCACGCCCTGGAGTACCGATCATGAAGGACATGGACCAGCCTGGGCCAACTCCCTCTTTGAAGACAATGCCGAATTTGGTTTAGGTATCAAACTGGCTACTGACAAAAAACGCGAGATGGCCTTCCATATCCTGAAACATATGCGGGAAGAAGTAGGCAGCGAATTGGCAGATGCCATTCTGAAGAATGAGGAGAATAGCGAAGGTGAACTGATAGAACAACGCAAATATGTCAATGAATTAAAGAAACGCCTCCGCACGATCAATACAGAAGAGTCATACCGGCTCTACCAGATCGCTGAATTCCTGGAAAAGAAATCAGTATGGATCGTTGGAGGAGATGGATGGGCCTATGATATTGGTTTCGGAGGTCTCGACCACGTGCTGAGCACCGGCGAGAACATCAATATCCTTGTGATGGATACGGAAGTGTACAGCAATACCGGTGGGCAGAAATCAAAAGCTTCCCCGATCGGGGCCAGTGCCAAGTTTGCCGTAAAAGGTAAGACCACTGGTAAAAAAGACCTGGCCATGCAGGCCATTGCCCACGGCAATGCCTATGTAGCCCAGATCGCTATGGGGGCCAATGATGTTCATGCACTCAAAACCATCCTGGAGGCCGAAGCCTTCCCCGGTTCTTCCATCATCATTGCTTACAGCCATTGCATCGCGCATGGTTATGATATGTGCCATGGATTGGATCAGCAGAAACTGGCCGTGAACTCGGGTTACTGGCCGCTATTCCGGTACAATCCGCTGAATGAAAAAGGAAAACGCTTCTCACTCGATTGCAAAAATCCAACAGTACCGCTGGATGAGTTCCTCTATCATGAGAACCGCTTTGCGACGATCAAGAGCAGCAATCCGGATATGGCGGGTCAGTTCCTGAACCAGGCCAATGAAGGAATCAAACTGCATTGGGAGCGCATTGAGGCATTGAAGCAGTTATAA
- a CDS encoding glycine--tRNA ligase, translating into MANEANKQNQPDGRFQAIISHCKEYGFIFPSSEIYDGLQAVYDYGQWGSELKRNIRDYWWNSMTRLHDNIVGIDAAIFMHPTTWKASGHVDNFNDPMIDNKDSKKRYRVDHLIEGYAAELKAAGDEAKSDSLIAEMEALIAKDDFPGLKTLIETNKIKCAVSGTCNWTDIRQFNLMFSTEFGSTVSSDGEDNKVYLRPETAQGIFVNFLNVQKSGRMKIPFGIAQIGKAFRNEIVARQFIFRMREFEQMEMQFFIRPGTQKEWYEKWKQTRLDWHLSLGFPADKYRFHDHVKLAHYADAACDIEFEFPIGFKELEGIHSRTDFDLRQHQEYSKKKMQYFDNDLDPATGKPFGNYIPYVIETSIGLDRMFLAVMSQAYTEEDLSTEEKKDERVVLKFPPKLAPIKLAILPLVKKDGLPEIARQLMDECKTSFYTFYEEKDTIGKRYRRMDALGTPFCVTIDQQTKEDGTVTIRHRDTMVQERVAMDQVKQIVLQAIS; encoded by the coding sequence ATGGCAAACGAAGCGAACAAACAAAACCAGCCGGATGGCCGTTTTCAGGCGATCATCTCGCATTGTAAAGAATACGGGTTCATCTTCCCCAGCAGTGAGATCTATGATGGCCTTCAGGCCGTGTATGACTATGGCCAGTGGGGGAGTGAATTGAAGCGGAATATCCGCGACTATTGGTGGAACAGCATGACCCGCCTGCATGATAATATTGTAGGTATCGATGCCGCCATCTTTATGCATCCCACCACCTGGAAGGCCAGCGGGCACGTTGACAATTTCAACGACCCGATGATCGATAACAAGGATAGCAAGAAACGCTATCGTGTGGATCACCTGATCGAAGGCTATGCCGCCGAACTCAAGGCTGCCGGGGATGAGGCAAAGAGTGATAGCCTGATCGCCGAGATGGAAGCCCTGATCGCGAAAGATGATTTTCCCGGACTCAAGACCCTGATCGAAACTAACAAGATCAAATGCGCGGTGAGCGGCACCTGTAACTGGACCGATATCCGTCAGTTTAACCTGATGTTCAGTACCGAATTCGGGTCAACCGTTTCCTCCGATGGAGAAGACAATAAGGTCTACCTCCGCCCGGAAACCGCCCAGGGTATTTTTGTGAATTTTCTGAATGTCCAGAAATCAGGCCGGATGAAGATCCCATTCGGGATCGCTCAGATCGGTAAGGCTTTCCGGAATGAGATCGTAGCCCGTCAGTTCATTTTCCGGATGCGTGAATTTGAGCAGATGGAGATGCAGTTCTTTATCCGTCCCGGCACACAGAAAGAATGGTACGAGAAATGGAAACAGACGCGTCTTGACTGGCATCTTTCCTTAGGGTTTCCTGCAGATAAGTACCGTTTTCACGACCATGTAAAACTGGCCCACTACGCGGATGCCGCCTGTGATATTGAGTTTGAATTTCCGATCGGTTTCAAGGAACTCGAGGGAATTCATAGCCGGACCGATTTCGACCTTCGTCAACACCAGGAATACAGCAAGAAGAAGATGCAGTATTTTGATAATGACCTGGATCCGGCCACCGGAAAGCCATTTGGTAATTATATTCCCTATGTGATCGAGACCTCCATCGGACTTGACCGGATGTTCCTTGCCGTAATGAGCCAGGCCTATACCGAAGAAGACCTGAGCACAGAGGAGAAAAAAGACGAAAGGGTAGTACTGAAATTTCCCCCCAAACTGGCCCCGATCAAACTGGCGATCCTGCCCCTGGTAAAAAAGGATGGATTGCCCGAGATCGCCCGGCAGTTGATGGATGAATGTAAGACCTCCTTCTATACTTTCTACGAAGAAAAAGATACGATCGGTAAACGTTACCGTCGGATGGATGCGCTTGGCACTCCTTTCTGTGTCACCATTGACCAACAGACCAAGGAAGACGGAACGGTCACCATCCGCCACCGGGATACCATGGTGCAGGAACGGGTGGCCATGGACCAGGTAAAGCAGATTGTTTTACAGGCGATTTCCTGA
- a CDS encoding nucleotide pyrophosphohydrolase, which yields MTLSEAQKQVDQWIQTVGVKYFSELTNMAILTEEVGELARHMSRVYGEQSYRPGKEPAHLKGNESPMAEEMADVLWVLLCLANQTGVDLELAMQKNLDKKNQRDADRHQNNPKLH from the coding sequence ATGACCTTGTCGGAGGCACAAAAACAGGTTGACCAATGGATCCAAACCGTTGGGGTAAAATATTTCAGTGAGCTTACCAATATGGCCATCCTCACCGAAGAGGTAGGCGAGCTGGCGCGACACATGTCAAGGGTATATGGGGAGCAATCCTATCGCCCGGGAAAGGAACCCGCCCATCTGAAAGGAAATGAGAGTCCGATGGCGGAGGAAATGGCTGATGTGCTTTGGGTGCTGCTTTGCCTGGCCAATCAGACCGGGGTCGACCTGGAGCTGGCCATGCAAAAAAACCTGGACAAAAAGAACCAACGGGACGCCGACCGTCATCAAAATAACCCCAAGCTTCACTGA